The window TGCAGGTCGGCAATGTGGCCTGGAGCTACAGCGAAGGCGGCTCCCGCGCCAACCCTTCCATTTTGCTGATTCACGGCCTTGCGGGAAGCCGCGACAACTGGAACCGCGTGGCGCACTACCTGACGCCGTATTACCACGTCATCATTCCGGACTTGCCGACCAATGGCGATACCCGGGTGCCGGCCAATTTCGATGTTTCCGTACCGAATGTCACCGAGCAGCTGCGCCAGTTCGCCGAAAAAATTGAGATTGAAGACCGGCTGAATATTGCCGGGCATTCGCTGGGCGGCTCGATTGCCACGGTTTACGCCGCGCAGTACCCTTTTGACACGCAAAGCCTGTTTCTGCTGAACAGCGCCGGCATTTACAGGCAGGCCACGACTACTTATTCCAAAAACCCCTATGCCTTAAAGCATCTGATTGTTTCCAAGCCGGGCGATTTAGACGAAGTGATGCATCAGCTGATGCAGCGCCCGCCGGCGATGCCTTTTAAGCTGAAGCAGGCGCAGGAAAAGCTGCTGATCGCGCAGTCAGATCAAACCAGCAAAATGATTGATCAGGTGGTGGCGATGAACCGGATTTATACTCCGGACAGCTTTGCCCGCCTGACCCAAGCGGTTGAAGCGCCTACCCTGATTCTCTGGG is drawn from Acinetobacter sp. WCHAc010034 and contains these coding sequences:
- a CDS encoding alpha/beta fold hydrolase; translation: MKGLHSTLSRALKLGCLSCLLLLGKPSFADADSALPPAVIPPQILLNHLLQERKAAGLTAKTVQVGNVAWSYSEGGSRANPSILLIHGLAGSRDNWNRVAHYLTPYYHVIIPDLPTNGDTRVPANFDVSVPNVTEQLRQFAEKIEIEDRLNIAGHSLGGSIATVYAAQYPFDTQSLFLLNSAGIYRQATTTYSKNPYALKHLIVSKPGDLDEVMHQLMQRPPAMPFKLKQAQEKLLIAQSDQTSKMIDQVVAMNRIYTPDSFARLTQAVEAPTLILWGRQDKIINVEAANELKSLLKRAEAPVILNNVGHMPILEAEREVADHYLPFLAKSQKFKNPLADKLIPLN